From a region of the Zingiber officinale cultivar Zhangliang chromosome 4B, Zo_v1.1, whole genome shotgun sequence genome:
- the LOC121974417 gene encoding lactoylglutathione lyase GLX1-like: MASGAEVESLSSENLLEWAQKDKRRFLHAVYRVGNLDRTIEFYTECLGMKLLRKRDIPEEKYSNAFLGFGPEDSHFVVELTYNYGVDKYDIGTGFGHFAIASEDVYKLVEDIRSKGGKIKREPGPVKGGTTVIAFVEDPDGYVFELIQRGPTPEPLCQVMLRVGDLERSIKFYEKACGMKLLRTKDNPDYKYTIAMLGYAEETESIVLELTYNYGVTEYTKGNAYAQVAISTEDVYKSGAVVDLVTKELGGKITRQPGPIPGINTKIVSFLDPDGWKTVLVDHLDFLKELEQA; encoded by the exons ATGGCATCTGGTGCTGAAGTAGAGTCTCTTTCCAGCGAGAACTTGCTTGAATGGGCTCAGAAAGACAAGCGTCGTTTTTTACATGCTGTTTATCGTGTTGGCAATTTGGACCGTACCATAGA ATTTTACACTGAATGCCTTGGAATGAAACTGCTCCGTAAGCGTGACATTCCTGAAGAGAAATATTCAAATGCTTTTCTTGGATTTGGACCAGAAGATTCTCATTTTGTGGTGGAGCTGACATATA ATTATGGGGTGGATAAGTATGATATTGGCACTGGCTTTGGCCATTTTGCTATTGCATCAGAAGAT GTCTACAAATTAGTTGAGGACATAAGATCCAAAGGTGGGAAGATAAAACGTGAACCAGGTCCTGTTAAAGGAGGAACAACAGTCATTGCTTTTGTCGAAGACCCTGATGGCTATGTATTCGAGCTTATTCAAAGGGGACCCACACCTGAACCACTTTGCCAAGTCATGCTTCGAGTAGGTGACTTGGAAAGGTCTATCAAGTTTTATGAGAAG GCTTGTGGGATGAAGTTGCTGAGGACAAAAGACAATCCTGATTACAAG TATACTATTGCGATGCTGGGTTACGCTGAAGAGACAGAATCAATTGTTCTAGAGTTGACTTACAACTATGGTGTGACAGAATACACAAAAGGGAATGCATATGCTCag GTTGCTATTAGCACTGAAGATGTTTATAAAAGTGGCGCTGTTGTTGATTTAGTTACCAAGGAGCTAGGAGGAAAAATTACAAGACAACCCGGACCAATTCCAGGAATCAACACCAAAATTGTCTCGTTTTTGGATCCAGATGGTTGGAAAACA